The Deinococcus depolymerans genome includes the window CGGTGCTGGACCTGGACCTGGGCTGGACCGCCCGGTAGGCGCGGGCGGGAGGCGGGGTGCAGGACGGAGTTTCAGGATCTCCGCCGCGTCCCGCCCGAGCGAGGGGAGGACGGTTCCAACATCCATCCTCCCCCATTCAGCCGTCAGCGGGGTTGGCTGCTCAGGACCATCACGTACGCGGTGCCGCGCGAACCCTGGACGACGGCGGCGCCGACGTGGGTGTAGCGGCGTTCGTTCATCCAGAAGCAGTGGACGGGAGAGTTCAGCCACCAGCGGACCGCGCTTTCCGGGTTCTGGCTGCCGCCCATGAACACGATCTCGGTGACGCTGACGGCGTTCACGCCGGTGCTGGCGGCGCGAATGCGCGGGGTGCTGCCGTTCGTCCCGGTGTGGGTGATGCGGCCGGTGGCGCTCATGTACCCGGCCTGCTGGCGCGCAGCGGCGGCCAGGGCGGGCGTGAAGGTGAGGCTGCCCGCGACGGGGCGGGCGCCGCTGCCGGGACAGGTGACGCCCTGGGCGCGCACCTGGTTCAGCCGGGCAACCAGTTGCTGCTCGGCGGAGGACTGGGCCGTG containing:
- a CDS encoding CAP domain-containing protein yields the protein MLMQTAQRTLGALAALVALGLPATAQSSAEQQLVARLNQVRAQGVTCPGSGARPVAGSLTFTPALAAAARQQAGYMSATGRITHTGTNGSTPRIRAASTGVNAVSVTEIVFMGGSQNPESAVRWWLNSPVHCFWMNERRYTHVGAAVVQGSRGTAYVMVLSSQPR